A single region of the Gemmata palustris genome encodes:
- a CDS encoding tetratricopeptide repeat protein gives MRILLGCFLLGLTAFGLWAAAKPLLANYYERSAAKALEKQQYPKALAAYQQALRYRPDSPNINLLVARTARRAGNFSTAREHLQRCRELQSGVSEEQQVEGYLLRAQTGEVDEVFNYLLPYLIQEGPLTPLVLESLSRAYMGKYRSDLAWSFLSRWNEMQPTNVEAIFWRGTWYAQQQNTREAAADFRRALELDPERIDIRLTYAEIIRADKQFTEVAEEYRTVLRQSPGNADAILGLAQAYLELGKTNEAREQLAVIPPDKREAAAYLWMSGMVEFRSDRPELAEPLLRRTLESDPRNVDACYNWMLCLRALGRDSEATQARERFEQIEKDQKRLIQLTTQEFHAHPTNAELRCELGEIYLRMGLHERGIYWLHAALKLAPTCRRAHEQLRDHFEAVGGPDSAGKADFHRQQLANLR, from the coding sequence ATGCGAATTCTCCTCGGCTGTTTTTTGCTCGGCTTAACCGCGTTCGGTCTGTGGGCAGCGGCTAAACCACTTTTGGCTAACTACTACGAGCGCAGTGCGGCGAAAGCTCTCGAGAAACAGCAATACCCAAAGGCACTGGCCGCGTATCAACAGGCGCTCCGGTATCGTCCTGATAGCCCTAATATTAATTTGCTCGTTGCGCGAACGGCGCGGCGGGCCGGTAATTTTTCGACCGCCCGGGAGCACCTTCAGAGGTGCCGGGAGCTGCAAAGCGGCGTTTCCGAAGAACAGCAGGTCGAAGGGTACCTTTTACGCGCGCAAACCGGCGAGGTCGACGAGGTCTTCAACTATTTGCTCCCGTACTTGATTCAAGAGGGGCCGCTGACGCCCCTGGTCCTCGAATCACTTTCTCGCGCCTACATGGGGAAGTACCGGAGCGACCTTGCGTGGAGCTTTCTCTCGCGTTGGAACGAGATGCAGCCAACGAACGTTGAGGCAATTTTCTGGCGGGGAACCTGGTACGCTCAACAGCAGAATACGCGCGAGGCCGCCGCCGACTTCCGCCGGGCACTGGAGCTCGACCCCGAGCGGATCGATATTCGCCTAACTTATGCCGAGATCATACGGGCCGACAAACAATTTACCGAGGTTGCCGAAGAGTACCGGACCGTGTTGCGACAGTCGCCCGGAAACGCCGACGCGATCCTGGGGCTCGCTCAGGCGTATCTCGAGTTGGGTAAGACTAATGAGGCCCGCGAGCAACTCGCGGTGATACCGCCCGACAAGAGAGAGGCCGCCGCATATCTTTGGATGAGCGGTATGGTAGAGTTCCGATCGGACCGCCCGGAGCTTGCGGAACCGCTCCTCCGGCGGACCTTGGAGAGTGACCCACGAAACGTAGACGCCTGCTATAACTGGATGTTGTGTTTGAGGGCCCTCGGGCGCGACAGCGAAGCGACCCAGGCGCGCGAGCGATTTGAACAGATCGAGAAGGACCAGAAGCGGCTGATCCAGTTGACGACGCAAGAGTTCCACGCGCACCCGACGAACGCCGAGCTCCGGTGCGAGTTGGGAGAGATCTACTTGCGGATGGGGCTCCACGAGCGGGGCATTTACTGGCTGCACGCGGCGCTGAAGCTCGCACCGACCTGCCGCCGCGCCCACGAACAACTGCGAGACCATTTCGAGGCGGTAGGTGGCCCGGATTCGGCTGGGAAAGCCGACTTCCACCGCCAACAACTCGCCAACTTGCGCTGA
- a CDS encoding DUF1559 family PulG-like putative transporter yields the protein MIELLVVIAIIAILIGLLLPAVQKVREAAARMSSQNNLKQMSLALHNVASNTSDGRLPPAYGFFPKGTDAASNDWQQSGAEGPIYFHLLPFIEQGNMYNSAATGTSGHLGAQLQWAGKARTVKTYIAPSDPTNDTTKDLSSYRTNLLAFATPPANAGTSWDGPRLPATFSDGTSSTVAFAEGFAVPNGTTNYWWYSMDNAACPNGGRCNGPSYLATTTSPVFTTQPPQTALWDRPNAYNASGVQVAMLDGSVRSVTTSITPATWYTANHPSDGGVLGSDW from the coding sequence TTGATCGAATTGCTGGTAGTAATCGCGATCATTGCGATCTTGATCGGGTTGCTTTTACCGGCCGTTCAGAAAGTTCGCGAGGCGGCCGCTCGGATGAGCAGCCAGAACAACCTCAAGCAGATGTCGCTGGCGCTGCACAACGTGGCCAGCAACACCAGTGACGGGCGGCTCCCCCCGGCGTATGGATTCTTCCCGAAGGGGACCGACGCGGCGTCGAACGACTGGCAGCAGAGCGGGGCCGAAGGGCCGATCTACTTCCACCTGCTCCCGTTCATTGAGCAGGGGAACATGTACAATTCTGCGGCAACGGGTACCTCGGGGCACCTCGGCGCGCAGCTCCAGTGGGCCGGCAAAGCGCGGACGGTCAAAACTTACATTGCTCCCTCGGATCCGACCAACGATACCACAAAAGACCTTTCAAGCTACCGAACCAATTTGCTCGCGTTCGCTACCCCGCCGGCCAACGCCGGTACCAGTTGGGACGGCCCCCGCCTCCCCGCGACGTTCTCGGATGGAACCTCGAGTACCGTCGCATTTGCGGAAGGGTTCGCGGTCCCAAACGGGACTACCAATTATTGGTGGTACTCGATGGATAATGCGGCTTGTCCGAACGGCGGTCGCTGCAACGGTCCGTCTTACTTGGCGACGACCACCTCCCCCGTGTTTACGACGCAGCCACCGCAGACAGCTCTGTGGGACCGGCCCAACGCTTATAATGCCTCCGGTGTTCAGGTTGCCATGTTGGACGGTTCCGTCCGCTCGGTGACAACCAGTATTACCCCGGCGACGTGGTACACTGCGAACCACCCGTCCGATGGGGGCGTTCTTGGTAGTGACTGGTAA
- a CDS encoding LysR family transcriptional regulator, which produces MSRVGISESQVRRLAHKVGAELVAERDRKAVEHRRRQLASRTGVVPEVVVVEVDGGRIRTRAAGAAPGVHEAQNKEDKIAGLATLKGPTFAADPCPEPPESFLCPRRVQRLVSQMKGHSGRDDTQETPDESTTAGVEPIATGSAGRWSPEKLVRTCVASLGSSCSFGPLVAAEAQERHFYEARRRAFVADGAAYNWSIHEGYFRDFEPVVDLLHVLCYVYSSARAVGGDESGGWRQYEAWMRSCWKGRVAEVLVELDGWHERLGESPAGEARTAEDRRDPRRLVAEARCYLRNNEKRMDYPRYRREGLPTTSSLVESLVGEFSARVKGKQKHWNRPDGAESILQLRAAVLSEDDRLSRYFTDRSGSPFRKRQPVEKDDTPNTQTAA; this is translated from the coding sequence ATGTCGCGGGTCGGCATCAGCGAGAGCCAGGTCCGCCGGCTGGCCCACAAGGTCGGGGCGGAACTGGTCGCCGAACGGGACCGGAAGGCGGTCGAGCACCGCCGCCGGCAACTGGCCTCGCGGACGGGGGTGGTTCCCGAGGTCGTCGTGGTGGAGGTCGATGGGGGGCGCATCCGTACCCGCGCGGCGGGGGCGGCCCCTGGTGTCCACGAAGCCCAGAACAAGGAGGACAAGATCGCCGGTCTGGCCACGTTGAAGGGTCCGACGTTCGCCGCCGACCCGTGCCCCGAACCGCCGGAGTCGTTCCTCTGCCCCCGCCGGGTGCAACGTCTGGTGAGCCAGATGAAGGGGCACTCGGGTCGGGACGATACCCAAGAAACCCCGGACGAATCGACCACGGCCGGAGTCGAGCCGATCGCGACCGGGTCGGCCGGGCGGTGGTCACCGGAGAAGTTGGTGCGGACGTGTGTGGCGAGCCTGGGATCGAGTTGTTCGTTCGGCCCGTTGGTGGCGGCGGAGGCCCAAGAGCGGCACTTCTACGAGGCGAGGCGCCGGGCGTTCGTGGCCGACGGGGCGGCGTACAACTGGTCGATCCACGAGGGGTACTTCCGGGACTTCGAGCCGGTCGTGGACCTGTTGCACGTGCTGTGCTACGTGTACTCGTCGGCGCGTGCGGTGGGCGGGGACGAGTCGGGCGGGTGGCGACAGTACGAGGCGTGGATGCGTTCGTGTTGGAAGGGCCGGGTCGCCGAGGTGCTGGTGGAGTTGGACGGGTGGCACGAACGCCTGGGAGAGTCGCCGGCGGGTGAGGCAAGGACGGCGGAGGACCGCCGTGACCCACGTCGGTTGGTGGCCGAGGCGAGGTGCTACCTGAGGAACAACGAGAAGCGGATGGACTACCCGAGATACCGGCGTGAGGGGTTGCCGACGACGAGCAGCCTGGTGGAGTCGCTGGTGGGTGAGTTCAGCGCTCGTGTGAAAGGGAAGCAGAAGCACTGGAACCGCCCGGACGGGGCCGAATCCATCCTGCAACTCCGGGCGGCCGTTCTGAGCGAGGACGATCGCTTGAGTCGGTACTTCACTGACCGATCCGGAAGCCCGTTCCGGAAACGGCAGCCAGTGGAGAAAGACGACACCCCAAACACGCAAACCGCGGCGTGA